Proteins co-encoded in one Crateriforma spongiae genomic window:
- a CDS encoding formylglycine-generating enzyme family protein produces MHVPRFSLPRLSLFIALAALVGLNPHATAATPGIADEKPADGPSVKVDQGYMVPYTVRIPGTDIEFEMIPVSGGTYQMGSPDSEEDRNDDEGPQVNVEVAPMWVAKTEVTWQQYKEYMRMYSIFKDFEARGERTVSDDNMTDAITAPTELYDPTFTYEYGEEPMQPAVTMTVYAAKQFTKWLSRITNQQFRLPTEAEWEYAARAGTTTAYSFGDTADDIDDYAWYFDNALDGPGLVATKKPNAFGLYDMHGNAAEWVVDLYSEDGYARLADKQPVDAIESVQWPETPWPAVARGGSWEMDPPDLRSAARLASNDDDWKSEDPNFPVSPWWHTSDPSRGVGFRLFRSLEPLADEKIDLFWDANDEETKDAVQSRIQGGRGGWGLVDETLPEAIENMDN; encoded by the coding sequence ATGCACGTGCCACGATTTTCTTTGCCGCGACTTTCATTGTTCATCGCGTTGGCCGCCTTGGTCGGCTTGAACCCCCATGCGACCGCAGCGACGCCCGGTATCGCCGACGAAAAACCGGCCGACGGTCCGTCGGTCAAAGTGGACCAGGGGTACATGGTGCCTTACACGGTTCGGATTCCGGGGACCGACATCGAGTTTGAAATGATTCCGGTTTCCGGCGGGACCTATCAGATGGGCAGCCCCGATTCGGAAGAAGACCGCAACGATGACGAAGGCCCCCAGGTCAATGTCGAAGTTGCACCGATGTGGGTCGCCAAGACCGAAGTGACTTGGCAGCAGTACAAAGAATACATGCGGATGTATTCGATCTTCAAAGACTTCGAAGCTCGTGGCGAACGCACCGTCAGTGATGACAACATGACCGATGCGATCACGGCACCGACCGAGTTGTATGATCCGACCTTCACCTACGAATATGGCGAAGAACCGATGCAACCCGCGGTGACCATGACGGTCTATGCGGCCAAGCAGTTCACCAAGTGGCTTTCGCGGATCACCAACCAGCAATTCCGCTTGCCGACCGAGGCCGAATGGGAATACGCCGCTCGCGCGGGAACCACCACCGCGTACAGTTTCGGCGACACCGCGGACGACATTGATGACTACGCGTGGTACTTCGACAACGCGTTGGACGGACCGGGTTTGGTCGCGACGAAGAAGCCCAATGCGTTCGGGTTGTATGACATGCACGGCAACGCTGCTGAATGGGTCGTCGATCTGTACAGCGAAGACGGCTATGCCCGCCTGGCCGACAAGCAACCGGTCGATGCGATCGAATCGGTCCAGTGGCCGGAAACGCCATGGCCCGCCGTGGCCCGTGGAGGATCCTGGGAAATGGACCCGCCAGATCTTCGCAGTGCGGCACGCTTGGCCAGTAACGACGATGATTGGAAAAGCGAAGATCCGAACTTCCCCGTCAGCCCCTGGTGGCACACCAGCGACCCATCGCGAGGCGTCGGGTTCCGTCTGTTCCGATCCTTGGAACCGTTGGCCGATGAAAAGATCGATCTGTTCTGGGACGCCAACGACGAAGAAACCAAGGACGCCGTTCAGTCACGGATCCAAGGCGGTCGTGGCGGCTGGGGCCTGGTCGACGAAACGTTGCCCGAAGCGATCGAGAACATGGACAACTGA
- a CDS encoding glucuronate isomerase yields the protein MPHPISQTIYQALADIELVDPHTHINPHAPASKSLADLLGYHYYTELAHSAGMPKDQIEDDSIGPDELVARLVKGLWPIENTVQYRWFIEICRKLFDVDCRTIDSENLETITAAAADKFASPNWADTVLSRSNVRAVFLTNDFDDDLQGFDTAKYIPCLRTDDLVFHLAKPETRQRLTDCSGIELTGSLDSLRSALKQRFEHFTASGAKACAISLPPTFEPQQVSDGRAETAWESVLRQGILADDSHHTALSRFVFWTLAELCDEFRLPFDLMIGVNRGVYESGVFQGQDLYDSRVSLIQYKALFNAFPKVTFPVSVLASVTNQELVSYAWIFPNVVTNGHWWYSNTPSFIARDAMARLEAIPQTKQIGYYSDAYKLEFVWPKFDMYRQVLSNLLAEHFVGFLGWSEEQAIALGHRVLRGNVEDIFHIESTGDGELDPRPTDDELTAVGRPDVVIGDRNDPPDAASVASELDAEPLDVGDLTGSEDETSTNIRPLGGDSQFVADDSDLRLKNDPRTGEPTLPVDEDETDKPS from the coding sequence ATGCCTCATCCCATCAGCCAGACGATCTACCAAGCCCTCGCCGACATCGAATTGGTCGATCCGCACACCCACATTAATCCGCACGCACCGGCGTCCAAGTCGCTGGCCGACCTGCTGGGATACCACTACTACACCGAACTGGCCCATTCGGCCGGCATGCCCAAGGACCAAATCGAAGACGATTCGATCGGCCCCGATGAACTGGTCGCCCGACTGGTCAAAGGCCTTTGGCCGATCGAAAACACGGTCCAGTATCGTTGGTTCATCGAGATTTGCCGGAAACTTTTTGATGTCGACTGTCGAACGATTGATTCTGAAAACCTGGAGACGATCACCGCGGCAGCGGCCGACAAGTTTGCATCCCCGAATTGGGCCGACACCGTGCTGTCCCGCAGCAACGTCCGCGCGGTCTTTCTGACCAACGACTTCGATGACGATCTGCAAGGTTTCGACACCGCCAAATACATTCCCTGTCTGCGGACGGACGATCTTGTCTTTCACCTTGCCAAGCCGGAAACACGCCAGCGTTTGACCGACTGCAGCGGCATCGAACTGACCGGATCGCTGGACAGTCTGCGTTCGGCTTTGAAACAACGGTTCGAACACTTCACCGCCTCCGGTGCAAAAGCCTGTGCCATCTCGTTGCCCCCCACTTTCGAACCGCAACAGGTCAGCGACGGTCGAGCCGAGACGGCTTGGGAAAGCGTTTTGCGTCAAGGCATCTTGGCCGACGATTCACACCACACCGCGTTGTCGCGTTTCGTCTTTTGGACACTGGCCGAACTGTGCGATGAATTTAGGCTGCCCTTTGATCTGATGATTGGTGTGAATCGCGGTGTGTACGAGTCCGGCGTATTCCAAGGCCAAGACCTGTACGATTCGCGGGTTTCTTTGATCCAGTACAAAGCCCTGTTCAATGCGTTCCCCAAGGTCACCTTCCCGGTGTCCGTGTTGGCCAGCGTCACCAATCAAGAATTGGTCAGCTATGCATGGATTTTCCCGAACGTGGTCACCAACGGACACTGGTGGTACAGCAACACGCCGTCATTCATCGCTCGCGACGCGATGGCACGCTTGGAAGCGATCCCGCAAACCAAACAGATCGGCTACTACAGCGACGCTTACAAATTGGAATTCGTGTGGCCCAAGTTCGACATGTACCGCCAGGTGCTGTCCAACTTGCTGGCCGAACACTTTGTCGGTTTCCTGGGTTGGTCCGAAGAACAGGCGATCGCCCTGGGCCATCGTGTGCTGCGTGGCAACGTCGAAGACATCTTCCACATCGAATCGACCGGCGATGGCGAATTGGATCCACGACCGACTGACGACGAATTGACCGCCGTGGGTCGCCCCGATGTCGTGATCGGTGACCGCAACGATCCGCCCGATGCGGCGTCGGTTGCATCGGAATTGGACGCCGAACCGTTGGACGTTGGCGACCTGACCGGGTCGGAAGACGAAACCAGCACGAACATTCGTCCCCTGGGCGGTGATTCGCAGTTCGTCGCGGACGATTCGGACTTGCGTCTGAAGAACGATCCGCGAACGGGCGAACCGACCCTGCCGGTCGACGAAGACGAAACCGACAAACCGTCCTAA
- the flhB gene encoding flagellar biosynthesis protein FlhB — MADSGGDKKHFATDRKRRQAREKGQVVKSQDLASALMLLSALAALWFLGDAAAKQIGIAVTEGLSKPRLSLGGPAGASRHLMTHAARLGLAAVPFLLVMFAAGVLVNVTQVGLMISPDKLVPKLSNISPLSGAKRIFSLQGVMRLTFGLFKVAVIGVVAFFAVRRRYEALLGMATMTIGQVARTLFQVLVEVCLYIGAALTILAILEYAFQKWKFEQDLMMTDQELRDEMKETEGDPQVAARRRQVQRQIAMNEIGQNVPKADVVVSNPTELAIAIQYDPVTMPAPVVLAKGAGVLAQRIRRVALENGIPVVERKPLAQFLYKNVETGDVVPPEQYQAVAEVLRYVYQLQGRKMPQAA, encoded by the coding sequence ATGGCTGATTCCGGTGGTGACAAGAAGCATTTTGCGACCGACCGAAAGCGACGTCAGGCACGCGAGAAGGGCCAAGTCGTCAAGAGCCAAGATTTGGCCAGTGCGTTGATGCTGTTGTCGGCATTGGCGGCGCTATGGTTTCTGGGGGATGCTGCCGCCAAGCAAATCGGGATCGCGGTGACCGAGGGATTGTCCAAGCCGCGTTTGTCACTTGGCGGACCCGCCGGCGCGTCGCGGCATCTGATGACTCACGCGGCGCGACTGGGACTGGCGGCCGTGCCTTTCTTGTTGGTGATGTTTGCCGCCGGCGTCTTGGTGAACGTGACTCAGGTCGGCTTGATGATTTCGCCGGACAAATTGGTTCCCAAGCTCAGTAACATCAGTCCGCTGTCGGGTGCCAAACGTATCTTTTCTCTGCAGGGCGTCATGCGTTTGACCTTTGGCTTGTTCAAAGTCGCGGTCATTGGCGTCGTGGCATTCTTTGCCGTTCGTCGCCGTTATGAAGCGTTGCTGGGCATGGCCACGATGACGATCGGCCAGGTCGCAAGGACGCTGTTCCAAGTGTTGGTCGAAGTGTGTCTGTATATCGGTGCGGCGCTGACGATTTTGGCGATCTTGGAATACGCGTTTCAAAAATGGAAGTTCGAACAAGACCTGATGATGACAGATCAGGAATTGCGAGATGAAATGAAGGAGACCGAGGGCGATCCACAGGTGGCCGCACGTCGCCGTCAAGTGCAGCGACAGATCGCCATGAACGAGATCGGTCAGAACGTTCCGAAGGCTGATGTGGTGGTCAGCAACCCGACGGAGTTGGCGATCGCGATTCAGTACGACCCGGTCACGATGCCGGCGCCTGTGGTGCTGGCCAAGGGGGCGGGGGTATTGGCCCAGCGGATCCGGCGTGTGGCGCTTGAAAACGGCATCCCCGTCGTCGAACGCAAACCGCTGGCGCAGTTTTTGTACAAGAACGTTGAAACCGGAGACGTCGTTCCGCCGGAACAGTACCAGGCGGTCGCCGAGGTGTTGCGGTATGTTTATCAATTGCAGGGACGCAAGATGCCGCAGGCCGCCTAG
- a CDS encoding flagellar biosynthetic protein FliR, translated as MEATRDLSQWLVDHLVVCVLVLTRLSTLLMAMPAISAGVPKRVRAMFAIMLTALLVPTVVDMTDPARLPSIDNLVDLAVAIGREALVGMLIGATVQLIVTGIQLAGETISGTGGMQLGQSIDSTSQSSVPTLAKLVGMMVTAVLLLIGGHRVLLNVLVDSFRSMPAGNVVLDSAMMDLILTQLTSGMIAGIRVAAPVVGALLLSNLITGLVSRTLPQLNVLAIGLSINALAMLVVTSLTIGTVGYVFRTELGIAVARLQELW; from the coding sequence ATGGAAGCGACCCGCGATCTGTCACAGTGGCTGGTCGATCATCTGGTGGTCTGTGTCCTGGTACTGACGCGGCTGAGCACTTTGTTGATGGCGATGCCGGCGATCAGCGCGGGTGTTCCCAAACGGGTCCGCGCGATGTTCGCGATCATGTTGACCGCGTTGTTGGTGCCGACGGTGGTGGACATGACCGATCCGGCGCGATTGCCAAGCATCGATAACTTGGTGGATCTGGCCGTCGCGATTGGTCGTGAGGCGTTGGTGGGGATGTTGATCGGGGCCACGGTGCAATTGATCGTGACCGGGATCCAGTTGGCCGGCGAAACGATTTCCGGCACCGGCGGGATGCAGCTGGGCCAGTCGATCGATTCCACGTCACAAAGCAGCGTGCCGACTTTGGCCAAGTTGGTTGGCATGATGGTAACCGCGGTCTTGTTGTTGATCGGTGGTCATCGTGTGTTGCTGAATGTCCTGGTCGACAGCTTTCGATCAATGCCGGCCGGCAATGTGGTGCTGGATTCGGCGATGATGGACTTGATCTTGACGCAGTTGACGTCGGGAATGATCGCGGGGATCCGTGTGGCCGCGCCCGTGGTTGGGGCCTTGCTGCTGAGCAATCTGATCACGGGTTTGGTCAGCCGGACGCTGCCACAGCTGAACGTGTTGGCGATCGGTTTAAGTATCAATGCTTTGGCAATGTTGGTCGTCACGTCGCTAACCATCGGTACGGTGGGTTACGTCTTTCGCACCGAACTGGGCATCGCGGTCGCACGGTTGCAGGAGCTGTGGTAG
- a CDS encoding flagellar biosynthetic protein FliQ, with product MDASFATDLVRESLMSAMLIAAPMLIVGMAAGLLIGLIQGLTQIQDQTVAFVPKILSMAVVLVVCTPWLLARMVEFTRTVFENAGNP from the coding sequence ATGGACGCTTCCTTTGCCACCGATCTGGTTCGCGAATCGCTGATGTCGGCGATGTTGATCGCCGCGCCCATGTTGATCGTCGGGATGGCGGCCGGGCTGTTGATCGGTCTGATTCAAGGTTTGACTCAGATCCAAGATCAAACCGTGGCTTTTGTGCCCAAGATTCTGTCGATGGCCGTCGTCTTGGTCGTTTGTACGCCGTGGCTGTTGGCTCGCATGGTCGAATTCACTCGCACGGTGTTTGAAAACGCGGGGAATCCTTGA
- a CDS encoding S1C family serine protease, giving the protein MTNDPADRIEHELPQQASPPMSGKDDDSVVTGDSAVHHVWATASDPSDDLKTGGMPEGQIWRFDDGVGEGGLGKASPAKNDSRADTGVSEIEADEDQVDQFRRAFDAAPALNPTPESAMESASTLNGPATLAAPSAFGGASSPARSSGGSTERGRSKARAQGGSDALTQSLFLMATMLVLLATARYAVPRIVEEIRYAWHRGELRAEYETGIDGLKNVSLDALSDAYQMVTATVGPSVVHIDVQRRVDPSGDALSALLPGGGSPSDQGSGVIVDQAGYVLTNRHVISEGDQISVTLSDGRRLPATVLGSDSLTDLAVLKIDADRLIPIRWGDSDRCKVGSPVWAVGSPFGLDRTVTFGILSGKHRMVRASNHYGAREEYQDFMQSDVAVNPGNSGGPLVDARGTLVGINTAIVGETYQGVSFSIPSNVVRKVYDKIRLTGVVQRGWLGVQLAQVDDDSIIGEDLRIRGARVEQVNPPDSPAGRAGVLPGDIIRAVDGVTVTDVGHLMRLIGNAMAGANVRLEVIRDGQTQELQVLLGKRPDHLDR; this is encoded by the coding sequence ATGACGAATGATCCTGCCGATCGAATAGAACACGAGTTGCCACAGCAGGCGTCACCGCCGATGTCAGGCAAGGACGACGATTCGGTCGTCACAGGCGATTCCGCCGTCCACCACGTTTGGGCGACCGCATCCGATCCGAGCGACGATCTGAAAACCGGTGGGATGCCGGAGGGCCAGATTTGGCGATTTGACGATGGCGTCGGCGAAGGGGGATTGGGCAAGGCTTCGCCGGCAAAAAACGATTCCCGCGCCGACACCGGTGTTTCGGAAATCGAGGCAGATGAGGATCAAGTCGACCAATTTCGCCGCGCCTTTGATGCGGCGCCTGCGTTGAATCCGACTCCGGAATCCGCAATGGAATCTGCGTCCACGTTGAACGGCCCAGCGACCTTGGCTGCGCCGTCGGCTTTCGGCGGGGCGTCTTCGCCGGCCAGATCTTCTGGCGGTTCAACCGAACGTGGGCGATCAAAAGCCAGGGCCCAGGGTGGTTCGGACGCACTGACACAAAGTCTTTTTCTGATGGCCACGATGTTGGTCTTGCTGGCGACGGCGCGTTATGCCGTCCCCCGGATTGTGGAAGAGATCCGTTACGCATGGCACCGTGGCGAGTTACGGGCCGAATACGAGACCGGAATTGATGGCTTGAAGAACGTTTCGCTGGATGCACTCAGCGACGCGTATCAAATGGTGACGGCCACGGTCGGCCCCAGCGTCGTTCATATCGACGTCCAACGTCGCGTTGACCCATCCGGTGACGCATTGTCGGCCTTGTTGCCCGGCGGCGGATCGCCGTCGGACCAGGGCAGCGGCGTGATCGTGGACCAGGCCGGCTATGTCCTGACCAACCGGCACGTCATCTCCGAAGGCGACCAAATTTCGGTGACCCTTTCGGACGGACGTCGTTTGCCCGCCACCGTTCTGGGCAGCGATTCGCTGACGGACTTGGCGGTGCTGAAAATCGATGCTGACCGTTTGATTCCGATTCGTTGGGGCGACAGTGATCGCTGCAAAGTCGGTTCACCGGTTTGGGCGGTGGGAAGTCCGTTCGGGCTGGACCGGACGGTGACGTTCGGGATTCTGAGCGGCAAGCATCGCATGGTCCGCGCGTCGAATCACTACGGGGCTCGCGAGGAATATCAAGACTTCATGCAAAGCGACGTCGCGGTGAACCCGGGCAACAGTGGCGGGCCGCTGGTCGATGCTCGTGGCACTCTGGTCGGGATCAACACGGCGATCGTCGGCGAAACCTATCAGGGGGTCAGTTTTTCGATCCCCAGCAATGTCGTCCGCAAGGTTTACGACAAGATTCGTCTGACCGGTGTGGTCCAGCGTGGTTGGCTGGGCGTTCAGTTGGCCCAGGTGGATGACGATTCGATCATCGGCGAAGACCTTCGAATTCGCGGTGCCAGGGTGGAACAGGTCAATCCGCCCGATTCACCTGCGGGGCGTGCCGGCGTGTTGCCCGGGGACATCATCCGAGCCGTTGACGGCGTGACCGTCACCGACGTCGGGCACCTGATGCGGTTGATCGGCAACGCCATGGCGGGGGCGAACGTGCGTTTGGAAGTGATTCGTGACGGACAGACGCAAGAATTGCAGGTCCTGTTGGGCAAACGCCCCGATCATTTGGATCGATAA
- a CDS encoding 2-isopropylmalate synthase produces MSSSRYIRIFDTTLRDGEQSPGCSMNLAEKLEVAQALADLGVDIIEAGFPIASPGDFESVKQIAGTVRGATICGLARCNEKDIDAAWEALKTAPAARIHVFLATSAIHREFKLRMSPDEIVQRAVTGVRRAAGYCDDVEFSPEDAFRTEPDFLCRVVEAAIDAGATTVNIPDTVGYATPGEIYDRIKLLCQKVPNIDKAVISMHCHDDLGMGVANSLAGVAAGAGQIECTINGIGERAGNAALEEVVMAMKTRGDFYQCETGIDSKRLLPTSRLVSKVTGQAIPRNKAIVGRNAFAHESGIHQDGMLKERSTYEIMSPEEVGFTKTDLVLGKHSGRAALADRAKTLGLTLTGEQLQQVFERFKDLADKKKEIYDGDIIALVQQQISGNVPEEWSLVDYEVTSSRNKTPKVSVTLRKGGEEHTAQAEQGDGPIDAAFWAVEKITGVQLICKDFQVRSATLGRDAIGEVNLEVEYKGQSYRGIGVSTDSVESTILAMLNALNRIGDSRPAGTSDA; encoded by the coding sequence ATGTCTTCGTCTCGTTACATCCGCATTTTCGACACAACGCTTCGCGACGGCGAACAATCGCCGGGTTGCAGCATGAATCTGGCCGAAAAGCTAGAGGTTGCTCAGGCGTTGGCGGATTTGGGCGTGGACATCATCGAAGCCGGTTTTCCGATCGCTTCGCCGGGAGACTTTGAATCCGTCAAACAGATTGCCGGCACCGTGCGTGGGGCCACGATCTGTGGATTGGCCCGGTGCAATGAAAAGGACATCGATGCGGCTTGGGAGGCACTGAAGACGGCACCGGCGGCCCGGATTCACGTTTTCTTGGCCACCAGCGCGATTCACCGCGAGTTCAAGTTGCGGATGTCGCCGGACGAAATCGTCCAGCGTGCGGTGACCGGCGTCCGCCGCGCCGCAGGCTATTGCGACGACGTGGAGTTTTCACCCGAGGACGCCTTCCGTACCGAGCCGGATTTTCTGTGCCGGGTGGTCGAAGCGGCGATCGATGCCGGGGCGACCACCGTCAACATTCCCGACACGGTGGGGTATGCGACGCCCGGTGAAATCTACGACCGGATTAAATTGCTGTGTCAAAAGGTGCCCAACATCGACAAAGCGGTGATCAGCATGCACTGTCACGATGACTTGGGCATGGGCGTGGCCAACAGCCTGGCCGGGGTCGCCGCCGGGGCAGGGCAGATCGAATGCACGATCAACGGCATCGGTGAACGCGCCGGCAATGCGGCGTTGGAAGAAGTCGTGATGGCGATGAAGACCCGTGGCGATTTCTATCAATGCGAAACGGGGATCGATTCCAAGCGGTTGTTGCCCACCAGTCGTCTGGTCAGCAAAGTCACCGGACAAGCAATCCCACGCAACAAAGCCATCGTCGGGCGCAATGCCTTCGCCCATGAATCGGGCATTCACCAAGACGGCATGCTGAAGGAACGCAGCACGTACGAAATCATGTCGCCCGAAGAGGTCGGATTCACGAAGACTGATTTGGTGTTGGGCAAGCACAGCGGACGGGCCGCACTTGCCGATCGCGCCAAGACGTTGGGGCTGACCTTGACCGGCGAACAGCTTCAGCAAGTCTTTGAACGTTTCAAAGATCTGGCCGACAAGAAAAAAGAGATCTATGACGGTGACATCATCGCATTGGTCCAGCAACAGATCAGCGGCAATGTGCCGGAGGAATGGTCTTTGGTCGATTATGAAGTCACCAGCAGTCGCAACAAGACACCCAAGGTGTCGGTAACGCTTCGCAAGGGCGGCGAAGAACACACCGCCCAGGCCGAACAAGGGGATGGTCCGATCGACGCCGCGTTTTGGGCGGTCGAAAAGATCACCGGTGTGCAACTGATCTGCAAAGACTTTCAGGTCCGCAGCGCCACGTTGGGTCGGGACGCCATCGGTGAAGTCAACCTGGAAGTTGAATACAAGGGCCAGTCCTATCGCGGCATTGGTGTCAGCACCGACAGCGTCGAAAGTACGATCTTGGCAATGTTGAATGCGTTGAATCGGATCGGCGATAGCCGGCCGGCCGGCACCAGCGACGCTTGA